A region of Cucumis melo cultivar AY chromosome 2, USDA_Cmelo_AY_1.0, whole genome shotgun sequence DNA encodes the following proteins:
- the LOC103494241 gene encoding uncharacterized protein LOC103494241 isoform X3 codes for MAEGPESIPSSSQSSSALKWQDDNLEQTQVPKISSFPTFPNGNVQMIPIMYPALVPGSASSENQNRGAGIYAVPSFPSMGGPIIGMTTNNLIPLTYSIPTNRTSPEGGSAVEENGRVEGQQQPQQQQLAPQRQVVVRRFQIAIQIDLLLILKLAAVIFLVHQDGSRQRLIVLVICASLVYLYQTGALTPLIRWLSQGMQRAAAPPHPPRPGVRAENAPIAPPAARQEGQNAAFAEGQPGAEVENQPANEANRGAENENVAEAGAGAGNGGLNWWGVVKEIQMIVFGFITSLLPGFHNHMD; via the exons ATGGCGGAAGGACCGGAGTCGATCCCTTCAAGCTCTCAATCCTCTTCTGCTCTGAAATGGCAGGACGACAATCTTGAACAAACCCAG GTTCCTAAAATTTCCAGTTTCCCCACTTTTCCAAATGGTAATGTGCAAATGATTCCAATCATGTATCCTGCTCTTGTTCCTGGATCAGCTTCTTCGGAAAATCAAAATCGTGGAGCTGGTATTTATGCGGTTCCTTCTTTTCCATCAATGGGGGGACCCATTATTGGAATGACGACTAACAATCTTATTCCTCTGACTTACAGCATACCCAC TAATAGAACAAGTCCTGAGGGTGGCTCAGCAGTTGAAGAGAATGGGCGAGTAGAAGGACAACAACAGCCACAACAGCAGCAACTAGCACCCCAAAGACAAGTCGTTGTTAGAAGATTTCAAATTGCAATACAGATCGATTTGTTGCTGATATTGAAGCTTGCTGCTGttatttttcttgttcatcAAGATGGTTCAAGACAAAGGCTTATTGTTTTGGTGATTTGTGCTTCACTAGTCTATCT ATATCAAACTGGAGCACTAACACCGTTGATACGATGGCTGTCTCAAGGCATGCAAAGGGCAGCTGCACCTCCCCATCCCCCGAGACCGGGTGTTAGGGCAGAGAATGCTCCGATCGCTCCTCCAGCTGCAAGGCAAGAAGGTCAGAACGCTGCTTTTGCAG AGGGACAACCAGGGGCGGAGGTTGAGAACCAACCTGCGAATGAAGCAAACCGAGGTGCTGAAAATGAGAATGTGGCAGAGGCTGGTGCTGGTGCTGGAAATGGTGGTCTCAACTGGTGGGGAGTGGTGAAGGAAATCCAGATGATAGTCTTTGGCTTCATTACTTCCTTGCTCCCAGGCTTCCATAACCACATGGACTAA
- the LOC103494241 gene encoding uncharacterized protein LOC103494241 isoform X1, translating to MAEGPESIPSSSQSSSALKWQDDNLEQTQVPKISSFPTFPNGNVQMIPIMYPALVPGSASSENQNRGAGIYAVPSFPSMGGPIIGMTTNNLIPLTYSIPTRSDTSNRTSPEGGSAVEENGRVEGQQQPQQQQLAPQRQVVVRRFQIAIQIDLLLILKLAAVIFLVHQDGSRQRLIVLVICASLVYLYQTGALTPLIRWLSQGMQRAAAPPHPPRPGVRAENAPIAPPAARQEGQNAAFAEGQPGAEVENQPANEANRGAENENVAEAGAGAGNGGLNWWGVVKEIQMIVFGFITSLLPGFHNHMD from the exons ATGGCGGAAGGACCGGAGTCGATCCCTTCAAGCTCTCAATCCTCTTCTGCTCTGAAATGGCAGGACGACAATCTTGAACAAACCCAG GTTCCTAAAATTTCCAGTTTCCCCACTTTTCCAAATGGTAATGTGCAAATGATTCCAATCATGTATCCTGCTCTTGTTCCTGGATCAGCTTCTTCGGAAAATCAAAATCGTGGAGCTGGTATTTATGCGGTTCCTTCTTTTCCATCAATGGGGGGACCCATTATTGGAATGACGACTAACAATCTTATTCCTCTGACTTACAGCATACCCAC TAGATCTGATACCAGTAATAGAACAAGTCCTGAGGGTGGCTCAGCAGTTGAAGAGAATGGGCGAGTAGAAGGACAACAACAGCCACAACAGCAGCAACTAGCACCCCAAAGACAAGTCGTTGTTAGAAGATTTCAAATTGCAATACAGATCGATTTGTTGCTGATATTGAAGCTTGCTGCTGttatttttcttgttcatcAAGATGGTTCAAGACAAAGGCTTATTGTTTTGGTGATTTGTGCTTCACTAGTCTATCT ATATCAAACTGGAGCACTAACACCGTTGATACGATGGCTGTCTCAAGGCATGCAAAGGGCAGCTGCACCTCCCCATCCCCCGAGACCGGGTGTTAGGGCAGAGAATGCTCCGATCGCTCCTCCAGCTGCAAGGCAAGAAGGTCAGAACGCTGCTTTTGCAG AGGGACAACCAGGGGCGGAGGTTGAGAACCAACCTGCGAATGAAGCAAACCGAGGTGCTGAAAATGAGAATGTGGCAGAGGCTGGTGCTGGTGCTGGAAATGGTGGTCTCAACTGGTGGGGAGTGGTGAAGGAAATCCAGATGATAGTCTTTGGCTTCATTACTTCCTTGCTCCCAGGCTTCCATAACCACATGGACTAA
- the LOC103494241 gene encoding uncharacterized protein LOC103494241 isoform X6, which yields MAEGPESIPSSSQSSSALKWQDDNLEQTQVPKISSFPTFPNGNVQMIPIMYPALVPGSASSENQNRGAGIYAVPSFPSMGGPIIGMTTNNLIPLTYSIPTNRTSPEGGSAVEENGRVEGQQQPQQQQLAPQRQVVVRRFQIAIQIDLLLILKLAAVIFLVHQDGSRQRLIVLVICASLVYLYQTGALTPLIRWLSQGMQRAAAPPHPPRPGVRAENAPIAPPAARQEEGQPGAEVENQPANEANRGAENENVAEAGAGAGNGGLNWWGVVKEIQMIVFGFITSLLPGFHNHMD from the exons ATGGCGGAAGGACCGGAGTCGATCCCTTCAAGCTCTCAATCCTCTTCTGCTCTGAAATGGCAGGACGACAATCTTGAACAAACCCAG GTTCCTAAAATTTCCAGTTTCCCCACTTTTCCAAATGGTAATGTGCAAATGATTCCAATCATGTATCCTGCTCTTGTTCCTGGATCAGCTTCTTCGGAAAATCAAAATCGTGGAGCTGGTATTTATGCGGTTCCTTCTTTTCCATCAATGGGGGGACCCATTATTGGAATGACGACTAACAATCTTATTCCTCTGACTTACAGCATACCCAC TAATAGAACAAGTCCTGAGGGTGGCTCAGCAGTTGAAGAGAATGGGCGAGTAGAAGGACAACAACAGCCACAACAGCAGCAACTAGCACCCCAAAGACAAGTCGTTGTTAGAAGATTTCAAATTGCAATACAGATCGATTTGTTGCTGATATTGAAGCTTGCTGCTGttatttttcttgttcatcAAGATGGTTCAAGACAAAGGCTTATTGTTTTGGTGATTTGTGCTTCACTAGTCTATCT ATATCAAACTGGAGCACTAACACCGTTGATACGATGGCTGTCTCAAGGCATGCAAAGGGCAGCTGCACCTCCCCATCCCCCGAGACCGGGTGTTAGGGCAGAGAATGCTCCGATCGCTCCTCCAGCTGCAAGGCAAGAAG AGGGACAACCAGGGGCGGAGGTTGAGAACCAACCTGCGAATGAAGCAAACCGAGGTGCTGAAAATGAGAATGTGGCAGAGGCTGGTGCTGGTGCTGGAAATGGTGGTCTCAACTGGTGGGGAGTGGTGAAGGAAATCCAGATGATAGTCTTTGGCTTCATTACTTCCTTGCTCCCAGGCTTCCATAACCACATGGACTAA
- the LOC103494241 gene encoding uncharacterized protein LOC103494241 isoform X4: MAEGPESIPSSSQSSSALKWQDDNLEQTQVPKISSFPTFPNGNVQMIPIMYPALVPGSASSENQNRGAGIYAVPSFPSMGGPIIGMTTNNLIPLTYSIPTRSDTSNRTSPEGGSAVEENGRVEGQQQPQQQQLAPQRQVVVRRFQIAIQIDLLLILKLAAVIFLVHQDGSRQRLIVLVICASLVYLYQTGALTPLIRWLSQGMQRAAAPPHPPRPGVRAENAPIAPPAARQEEGQPGAEVENQPANEANRGAENENVAEAGAGAGNGGLNWWGVVKEIQMIVFGFITSLLPGFHNHMD, from the exons ATGGCGGAAGGACCGGAGTCGATCCCTTCAAGCTCTCAATCCTCTTCTGCTCTGAAATGGCAGGACGACAATCTTGAACAAACCCAG GTTCCTAAAATTTCCAGTTTCCCCACTTTTCCAAATGGTAATGTGCAAATGATTCCAATCATGTATCCTGCTCTTGTTCCTGGATCAGCTTCTTCGGAAAATCAAAATCGTGGAGCTGGTATTTATGCGGTTCCTTCTTTTCCATCAATGGGGGGACCCATTATTGGAATGACGACTAACAATCTTATTCCTCTGACTTACAGCATACCCAC TAGATCTGATACCAGTAATAGAACAAGTCCTGAGGGTGGCTCAGCAGTTGAAGAGAATGGGCGAGTAGAAGGACAACAACAGCCACAACAGCAGCAACTAGCACCCCAAAGACAAGTCGTTGTTAGAAGATTTCAAATTGCAATACAGATCGATTTGTTGCTGATATTGAAGCTTGCTGCTGttatttttcttgttcatcAAGATGGTTCAAGACAAAGGCTTATTGTTTTGGTGATTTGTGCTTCACTAGTCTATCT ATATCAAACTGGAGCACTAACACCGTTGATACGATGGCTGTCTCAAGGCATGCAAAGGGCAGCTGCACCTCCCCATCCCCCGAGACCGGGTGTTAGGGCAGAGAATGCTCCGATCGCTCCTCCAGCTGCAAGGCAAGAAG AGGGACAACCAGGGGCGGAGGTTGAGAACCAACCTGCGAATGAAGCAAACCGAGGTGCTGAAAATGAGAATGTGGCAGAGGCTGGTGCTGGTGCTGGAAATGGTGGTCTCAACTGGTGGGGAGTGGTGAAGGAAATCCAGATGATAGTCTTTGGCTTCATTACTTCCTTGCTCCCAGGCTTCCATAACCACATGGACTAA
- the LOC103494241 gene encoding uncharacterized protein LOC103494241 isoform X5, whose product MAEGPESIPSSSQSSSALKWQDDNLEQTQVPKISSFPTFPNGNVQMIPIMYPALVPGSASSENQNRGAGIYAVPSFPSMGGPIIGMTTNNLIPLTYSIPTSDTSNRTSPEGGSAVEENGRVEGQQQPQQQQLAPQRQVVVRRFQIAIQIDLLLILKLAAVIFLVHQDGSRQRLIVLVICASLVYLYQTGALTPLIRWLSQGMQRAAAPPHPPRPGVRAENAPIAPPAARQEEGQPGAEVENQPANEANRGAENENVAEAGAGAGNGGLNWWGVVKEIQMIVFGFITSLLPGFHNHMD is encoded by the exons ATGGCGGAAGGACCGGAGTCGATCCCTTCAAGCTCTCAATCCTCTTCTGCTCTGAAATGGCAGGACGACAATCTTGAACAAACCCAG GTTCCTAAAATTTCCAGTTTCCCCACTTTTCCAAATGGTAATGTGCAAATGATTCCAATCATGTATCCTGCTCTTGTTCCTGGATCAGCTTCTTCGGAAAATCAAAATCGTGGAGCTGGTATTTATGCGGTTCCTTCTTTTCCATCAATGGGGGGACCCATTATTGGAATGACGACTAACAATCTTATTCCTCTGACTTACAGCATACCCAC ATCTGATACCAGTAATAGAACAAGTCCTGAGGGTGGCTCAGCAGTTGAAGAGAATGGGCGAGTAGAAGGACAACAACAGCCACAACAGCAGCAACTAGCACCCCAAAGACAAGTCGTTGTTAGAAGATTTCAAATTGCAATACAGATCGATTTGTTGCTGATATTGAAGCTTGCTGCTGttatttttcttgttcatcAAGATGGTTCAAGACAAAGGCTTATTGTTTTGGTGATTTGTGCTTCACTAGTCTATCT ATATCAAACTGGAGCACTAACACCGTTGATACGATGGCTGTCTCAAGGCATGCAAAGGGCAGCTGCACCTCCCCATCCCCCGAGACCGGGTGTTAGGGCAGAGAATGCTCCGATCGCTCCTCCAGCTGCAAGGCAAGAAG AGGGACAACCAGGGGCGGAGGTTGAGAACCAACCTGCGAATGAAGCAAACCGAGGTGCTGAAAATGAGAATGTGGCAGAGGCTGGTGCTGGTGCTGGAAATGGTGGTCTCAACTGGTGGGGAGTGGTGAAGGAAATCCAGATGATAGTCTTTGGCTTCATTACTTCCTTGCTCCCAGGCTTCCATAACCACATGGACTAA
- the LOC103494241 gene encoding uncharacterized protein LOC103494241 isoform X2, which translates to MAEGPESIPSSSQSSSALKWQDDNLEQTQVPKISSFPTFPNGNVQMIPIMYPALVPGSASSENQNRGAGIYAVPSFPSMGGPIIGMTTNNLIPLTYSIPTSDTSNRTSPEGGSAVEENGRVEGQQQPQQQQLAPQRQVVVRRFQIAIQIDLLLILKLAAVIFLVHQDGSRQRLIVLVICASLVYLYQTGALTPLIRWLSQGMQRAAAPPHPPRPGVRAENAPIAPPAARQEGQNAAFAEGQPGAEVENQPANEANRGAENENVAEAGAGAGNGGLNWWGVVKEIQMIVFGFITSLLPGFHNHMD; encoded by the exons ATGGCGGAAGGACCGGAGTCGATCCCTTCAAGCTCTCAATCCTCTTCTGCTCTGAAATGGCAGGACGACAATCTTGAACAAACCCAG GTTCCTAAAATTTCCAGTTTCCCCACTTTTCCAAATGGTAATGTGCAAATGATTCCAATCATGTATCCTGCTCTTGTTCCTGGATCAGCTTCTTCGGAAAATCAAAATCGTGGAGCTGGTATTTATGCGGTTCCTTCTTTTCCATCAATGGGGGGACCCATTATTGGAATGACGACTAACAATCTTATTCCTCTGACTTACAGCATACCCAC ATCTGATACCAGTAATAGAACAAGTCCTGAGGGTGGCTCAGCAGTTGAAGAGAATGGGCGAGTAGAAGGACAACAACAGCCACAACAGCAGCAACTAGCACCCCAAAGACAAGTCGTTGTTAGAAGATTTCAAATTGCAATACAGATCGATTTGTTGCTGATATTGAAGCTTGCTGCTGttatttttcttgttcatcAAGATGGTTCAAGACAAAGGCTTATTGTTTTGGTGATTTGTGCTTCACTAGTCTATCT ATATCAAACTGGAGCACTAACACCGTTGATACGATGGCTGTCTCAAGGCATGCAAAGGGCAGCTGCACCTCCCCATCCCCCGAGACCGGGTGTTAGGGCAGAGAATGCTCCGATCGCTCCTCCAGCTGCAAGGCAAGAAGGTCAGAACGCTGCTTTTGCAG AGGGACAACCAGGGGCGGAGGTTGAGAACCAACCTGCGAATGAAGCAAACCGAGGTGCTGAAAATGAGAATGTGGCAGAGGCTGGTGCTGGTGCTGGAAATGGTGGTCTCAACTGGTGGGGAGTGGTGAAGGAAATCCAGATGATAGTCTTTGGCTTCATTACTTCCTTGCTCCCAGGCTTCCATAACCACATGGACTAA